One stretch of Pedobacter riviphilus DNA includes these proteins:
- a CDS encoding SDR family oxidoreductase, with protein MFNYNSPMLREDALKGKTIVITGGGTGLGKAMGVYFLKLGANLVITSRKQDVLQKTADEMEEKTGGKVLAVACDVREVAQVENVLAKTLERFGSVDVLLNNAAGNFISPTERLSANAFSSIIDIVLKGTVNCTLTFGKHWIKEKQAATVLNIITTYAFTGSAYVVPSACAKGGVLALTRSLAVEWGKYGIRTNAIAPGPFPTKGAWERLLPGDLAKKFDFKNRVPLKRVGDHQELANLAAFLVSDFSGYINGEVITIDGGEWLQGAGQMNGLEAIPNEMWDMLEQMTRSAKGS; from the coding sequence ATGTTCAACTATAACTCACCAATGCTCCGAGAAGACGCTTTAAAAGGAAAAACCATTGTAATTACAGGTGGTGGAACGGGGTTGGGGAAAGCAATGGGCGTATATTTTTTGAAATTAGGTGCCAACCTGGTAATTACAAGCAGGAAGCAGGATGTACTGCAAAAAACTGCCGATGAAATGGAAGAAAAAACAGGTGGCAAAGTATTAGCCGTTGCCTGTGATGTTAGAGAAGTAGCACAGGTAGAAAACGTATTGGCCAAAACCTTAGAAAGATTTGGTTCGGTTGATGTATTATTGAACAATGCTGCAGGTAATTTTATCTCGCCAACGGAACGCTTATCAGCCAATGCATTTTCATCTATTATCGATATCGTTTTAAAAGGGACGGTTAACTGTACGCTTACATTTGGTAAACATTGGATTAAGGAAAAACAAGCGGCAACAGTCTTAAATATAATTACCACTTACGCATTTACAGGCTCAGCTTATGTTGTGCCCTCGGCCTGTGCAAAAGGTGGTGTTTTAGCCCTAACAAGGTCTTTAGCCGTAGAGTGGGGTAAATATGGTATCCGAACGAATGCTATTGCTCCAGGTCCGTTTCCAACCAAAGGTGCCTGGGAGCGTTTATTGCCAGGTGATTTAGCCAAAAAATTTGATTTTAAAAATCGTGTGCCTCTGAAAAGAGTTGGCGATCATCAGGAACTCGCCAATTTAGCGGCATTTCTGGTGAGTGATTTTTCAGGTTACATTAATGGCGAAGTAATTACCATTGATGGTGGCGAATGGTTGCAGGGAGCGGGGCAGATGAATGGTTTGGAAGCCATCCCGAACGAAATGTGGGATATGCTCGAACAAATGACAAGAAGTGCTAAGGGAAGCTAG
- a CDS encoding DUF2752 domain-containing protein translates to MFIIFIFCSLINLVDWLQNHLIPCPFKALTGIDCPGCGFQRSFIALIQGDLSKSWSLYPPTIPLLFLFISAGLLYKLQVKQRSFIFRILVIVIGNFVMISYLHKMFFS, encoded by the coding sequence ATGTTTATCATATTTATATTTTGCAGCTTAATCAACCTGGTTGATTGGCTGCAAAATCATTTAATCCCCTGCCCATTTAAAGCTTTAACAGGAATCGATTGTCCGGGTTGCGGCTTTCAAAGATCTTTTATCGCCCTTATTCAAGGTGATTTATCAAAAAGCTGGTCGCTCTATCCGCCTACCATTCCGCTGTTGTTTTTGTTTATCTCAGCTGGCTTACTATATAAACTTCAAGTCAAACAACGTTCTTTTATCTTTAGAATATTGGTTATCGTAATTGGTAATTTTGTAATGATCAGCTATTTACACAAAATGTTTTTTAGCTAA
- a CDS encoding RDD family protein, whose translation MDSIRISTAQNIDIDYEIAGLGERIAARCIDLAGFLILAIITLVIMGAAQMAMSGSAAIVIFFIFLAIFAFYDLVCEITMDGQTLGKKVLKIKVISIDGTQPTIGQYIFRWLFRMIDFGFPFGWGVVALVSVVVTKNHQRLGDILAKTTLIKTKPRTEFSNVAFSFNLPEEYEPQFKEVLHLNDRDIELIHEVLTGYYQTGNADLIYAMAAKTKEHIFVTIPGGMNELQFLETVLKDYNHLTANMSV comes from the coding sequence ATGGATAGCATCAGAATTAGCACGGCTCAAAATATTGATATTGATTACGAAATTGCTGGCCTGGGCGAGCGTATAGCCGCAAGATGTATAGATCTGGCTGGATTTCTAATTCTTGCTATAATTACCCTGGTGATAATGGGAGCTGCCCAAATGGCAATGTCTGGAAGTGCTGCAATAGTTATTTTCTTTATTTTCCTGGCAATTTTTGCTTTCTACGATCTGGTTTGCGAAATCACCATGGATGGCCAAACTTTGGGAAAGAAGGTGTTAAAGATAAAGGTAATAAGCATTGATGGTACACAGCCAACCATTGGGCAGTATATTTTTAGGTGGTTATTTCGAATGATCGATTTTGGCTTTCCTTTTGGCTGGGGCGTTGTTGCACTGGTTTCTGTAGTGGTAACAAAAAATCATCAACGATTGGGCGATATACTGGCTAAAACAACGCTAATCAAAACTAAACCAAGAACCGAATTTTCTAATGTGGCCTTCAGTTTTAATTTACCTGAAGAATATGAACCACAGTTTAAGGAAGTACTGCACTTAAATGACAGAGATATAGAGCTTATTCATGAGGTGTTGACTGGTTATTACCAAACCGGAAATGCCGATTTAATTTATGCCATGGCAGCCAAAACCAAGGAACACATTTTTGTAACTATTCCGGGTGGGATGAACGAGTTACAATTTTTAGAGACCGTATTAAAGGATTATAATCACCTTACAGCCAATATGAGTGTTTAG
- a CDS encoding SGNH/GDSL hydrolase family protein, with translation MKILLSAILISFLTSGCTKQQPMPTEPIIDRSTVSPNGERNFTYLALGDSYTIGESVKQAESFPYQLQSLLKTQGISIADPKIIAVTGWTTDELQAGIKKENLTGTYSFVTLLIGVNNQYRGYPINTYKKEFTELLQTAIAFAGGNKNKVFVVSIPDWGATPFGKNSGRNAQTIANEIDSFNAANQEITLSAGVNYTNITPASRNAATDLSLVASDGLHPSAKMYTEWATALLPKVANVSK, from the coding sequence ATGAAGATTTTATTAAGCGCCATTTTAATTTCTTTCTTAACTTCGGGCTGTACAAAACAACAGCCTATGCCTACTGAACCAATTATCGATCGATCAACAGTTTCACCAAATGGAGAACGTAATTTCACTTACCTCGCACTTGGCGATTCTTATACCATTGGCGAATCGGTTAAACAGGCAGAATCTTTTCCTTATCAGCTTCAAAGTTTATTAAAAACTCAAGGCATCAGCATAGCTGATCCAAAAATTATTGCGGTAACCGGCTGGACAACAGACGAACTTCAGGCGGGTATAAAAAAAGAGAATTTAACAGGAACCTATAGTTTTGTTACGCTTTTGATTGGCGTAAATAATCAATACCGGGGTTACCCAATAAACACTTACAAAAAGGAATTCACAGAATTGTTACAAACAGCAATCGCTTTTGCAGGAGGTAACAAGAATAAGGTTTTTGTAGTTTCTATTCCAGATTGGGGGGCTACGCCCTTCGGTAAAAACTCAGGGCGAAACGCACAAACGATTGCTAATGAAATTGATAGCTTTAATGCTGCAAACCAAGAAATCACGCTTTCAGCAGGGGTAAATTATACCAACATTACCCCTGCATCTCGAAATGCTGCAACAGATTTATCGTTGGTGGCGAGCGATGGATTGCACCCAAGTGCTAAAATGTATACAGAATGGGCAACTGCTTTATTACCAAAAGTGGCCAATGTATCGAAATAA
- a CDS encoding DUF4129 domain-containing protein, whose protein sequence is MQRALFRYLFVSLLFFIPVINKAQTAKPKPVTAVIKTDSSKVVASKFDKEAISNYKEQKEFQYDEIGQQQLSLWDKFWLWFWNLVGDLFQGAASNIFSRYIFIGLGIALIIFIVVKVIGAEKIFTKKPKETILPYDVITENIHEIDYEQELQRLVAERKFRLAVRLLYLRALKKLSDAEIIQWQPDKTNYNYLMEISKPELRNDFSQLTLQFDYIWYGDFPIDEVKFDPIKQSFNQFNNQIK, encoded by the coding sequence ATGCAGCGTGCACTATTCCGATATCTTTTTGTTTCTCTTTTGTTTTTTATTCCGGTAATCAACAAGGCGCAGACGGCTAAACCCAAGCCTGTAACTGCTGTAATTAAAACCGATAGCAGTAAGGTTGTGGCATCAAAATTTGATAAAGAGGCCATAAGCAATTATAAAGAGCAAAAAGAGTTTCAGTACGACGAAATAGGCCAGCAACAGCTATCACTTTGGGATAAATTTTGGTTATGGTTCTGGAATTTAGTCGGCGACCTCTTTCAAGGAGCAGCATCTAACATTTTTTCCAGGTATATTTTTATAGGCCTTGGCATAGCGCTGATCATATTTATCGTGGTTAAAGTTATCGGTGCTGAAAAAATCTTTACTAAAAAACCGAAAGAAACAATCCTTCCATATGATGTAATTACCGAAAACATCCACGAGATAGATTATGAACAAGAATTACAACGATTAGTTGCCGAAAGAAAATTCCGTTTGGCTGTTAGGCTTTTGTACCTGAGAGCCTTAAAAAAATTGAGTGATGCTGAAATTATCCAATGGCAGCCCGATAAAACCAATTATAATTATTTAATGGAAATTAGTAAGCCAGAGCTGAGAAACGATTTTAGCCAGCTTACCCTACAGTTCGATTATATCTGGTATGGCGATTTCCCTATTGATGAGGTGAAATTCGACCCTATTAAGCAATCGTTTAACCAGTTTAACAACCAAATTAAATGA
- a CDS encoding carboxypeptidase-like regulatory domain-containing protein, translating to MGNFVFNNQAGKSYAAKVKFKDGSEKTLKLPVAVKSGYALSVNALDTGKVVVKIMASADLVNGDELKVVAQHGGNVYYGSKAKMDKQVLVANIPKKNLPTGIVQFTLFSSNNQPLAERLVFINNKAELIDVSINTSGVSSSKRGKAAFTFNATNDNKPVLGSFSVAVTNAAKVTPDEDNESNILTSLLLTSDLTGYVEKPNHYFLKDDLQTQKELDNLMLTQGWRRFLWKNIINNVGPNITYKPEQSITISGTVTKGNKPVPGGKVMLMATKGTMYILDTVTNAEGKFVFDNLSFGDSTKFVVQARTKTERKFVDINLDIVPGQIVTKNKNGADIDINVNNTLMKYIKESDNYFNEMTRLGLLERTIKLEEVTITEKKNPAKNSSNLNGAGRADFIMTADQLSTCVTLSQCLQGRLPGVIFRGNVPYLMRSQDTPIRIVVDGMQMEADFLDNVTPMDVESIELLKSIGNTAIYGSQGSGGVIIITTKRGDGGRSTARYAPGIVTFNPKGFTISREFYSPKYDAASSSSRTDLRTTIYWNPQVVTDKDGKAQFEFYNADEPGTYRVVIEGIDALGHLARKVYTYDVK from the coding sequence ATGGGTAACTTTGTATTTAACAATCAGGCCGGCAAGTCATATGCGGCAAAGGTTAAATTTAAGGATGGATCAGAAAAAACCTTGAAACTACCTGTGGCCGTTAAAAGTGGTTATGCACTTTCGGTAAATGCTTTAGATACAGGTAAAGTGGTGGTAAAAATTATGGCAAGTGCCGATCTTGTGAATGGCGATGAACTTAAAGTTGTGGCACAGCATGGTGGCAATGTATATTATGGCTCGAAAGCTAAAATGGATAAACAGGTACTAGTGGCCAATATTCCAAAAAAGAACCTGCCAACCGGTATTGTGCAGTTTACTTTATTTTCGAGCAACAATCAGCCTTTGGCAGAGCGATTGGTTTTTATTAATAACAAGGCCGAGTTAATTGACGTATCGATTAATACATCAGGAGTTTCTAGTTCGAAAAGAGGAAAAGCAGCTTTTACTTTTAATGCAACTAATGATAATAAACCCGTTTTAGGCAGTTTTTCGGTTGCTGTAACCAACGCAGCAAAAGTAACACCTGATGAAGATAATGAGTCGAATATACTCACCTCGTTGTTACTTACGTCTGATCTGACCGGCTACGTAGAAAAACCGAATCATTATTTTTTAAAAGATGATCTACAAACACAAAAAGAACTCGATAACCTAATGCTTACCCAGGGCTGGAGAAGATTTCTTTGGAAAAACATTATCAATAATGTTGGTCCGAATATTACCTACAAGCCCGAACAGTCTATTACCATTAGCGGAACGGTAACAAAAGGAAATAAGCCCGTGCCTGGTGGTAAGGTAATGCTAATGGCTACGAAAGGAACCATGTACATTTTGGATACGGTAACAAATGCCGAAGGAAAATTTGTTTTCGATAATTTAAGTTTTGGCGATAGTACAAAATTTGTGGTGCAGGCAAGAACTAAAACAGAAAGGAAATTTGTAGATATTAATCTTGATATTGTTCCGGGACAGATTGTAACCAAGAATAAAAATGGAGCCGATATCGATATCAATGTGAATAATACTTTGATGAAATATATTAAAGAAAGTGATAACTATTTTAATGAGATGACCCGTTTAGGTTTGCTGGAGCGGACCATTAAACTCGAAGAGGTTACGATTACCGAAAAGAAAAACCCGGCGAAAAATTCATCGAATTTAAATGGTGCGGGTAGGGCCGATTTTATTATGACAGCCGATCAGTTATCCACTTGTGTTACCTTATCTCAATGTTTACAGGGTCGTTTGCCAGGTGTAATATTTAGAGGGAATGTGCCATATCTGATGCGGAGCCAAGACACGCCAATTCGTATTGTTGTTGACGGGATGCAGATGGAGGCCGATTTTCTGGATAACGTTACCCCTATGGATGTAGAATCTATTGAGCTGTTAAAAAGTATCGGTAATACGGCAATTTATGGTTCGCAAGGCAGTGGAGGTGTAATTATTATCACCACTAAACGTGGCGACGGGGGAAGAAGTACTGCTCGTTATGCACCAGGTATTGTAACCTTTAATCCAAAAGGATTTACGATTTCAAGAGAGTTTTATTCTCCAAAATATGATGCGGCAAGCTCAAGCAGCCGGACTGATTTAAGAACCACTATTTATTGGAACCCACAGGTTGTTACAGATAAAGATGGGAAAGCACAATTCGAATTTTACAATGCAGATGAGCCTGGAACCTACCGCGTAGTAATAGAAGGAATAGATGCATTAGGGCATTTGGCAAGAAAAGTTTATACTTATGATGTTAAATAG
- the dcd gene encoding dCTP deaminase produces MILSDSRILEEIEKGTIIIEPFKRECLGTNSYDVHLGKYLATYKSRVLDAKAHNEIEHFEIPKDGYVLYPGTLYLGVTVEYTETHGHVPFLEGKSSTGRLGIDIHATAGKGDVGFCNTWTLEISVAQPVKIYAGMPIGQLIYFVVEGKIETMYNSKGNAKYNNKTTRPVESMMWKNRF; encoded by the coding sequence ATGATATTATCTGATAGCAGGATATTAGAAGAAATTGAGAAGGGAACAATCATCATAGAGCCTTTTAAACGCGAATGTTTAGGAACCAACTCGTATGATGTTCATTTAGGTAAATACCTGGCTACATATAAAAGTCGTGTGCTCGATGCGAAGGCGCACAACGAAATCGAACATTTCGAAATTCCTAAAGATGGTTATGTCCTTTACCCAGGAACCCTTTATCTTGGTGTTACTGTAGAATACACCGAAACACACGGGCATGTGCCTTTTTTAGAAGGTAAAAGCAGTACCGGCCGTTTAGGCATCGATATCCATGCCACAGCAGGTAAAGGTGATGTTGGTTTTTGTAACACCTGGACATTGGAAATTTCGGTAGCACAACCTGTAAAAATTTATGCCGGAATGCCTATTGGCCAATTGATTTATTTTGTTGTTGAAGGTAAGATTGAAACAATGTATAATTCAAAAGGTAACGCTAAGTACAATAATAAAACCACCAGGCCGGTAGAAAGTATGATGTGGAAGAATAGGTTTTAG
- the lipB gene encoding lipoyl(octanoyl) transferase LipB, whose product MNDTAEKAIAAGLVPTTFADWGLTDYQEAWDKQEDLLNKTVAIKTENRVNNTNKSTPNHLVFCEHPHVYTLGKSGHPENLLLDDQGLKDKHATYYKINRGGDITYHGPGQIVGYPILDLDNFFTDIHLYLRTLEEAVILTLKDYGIEAGRYPGFTGVWLDADNEKARKICAMGVRCSRWVTMHGFAFNVNVDLDYFKNIVPCGIDDKAVTSLAKELGYHLDMEEVKGKLKNHIAELFKMQLI is encoded by the coding sequence ATGAACGATACAGCGGAAAAAGCAATTGCAGCAGGTTTAGTGCCAACTACTTTTGCAGACTGGGGCTTAACAGACTACCAGGAAGCATGGGATAAACAGGAAGATTTACTAAATAAAACGGTAGCCATTAAAACAGAAAACCGCGTAAACAACACCAATAAGTCTACGCCAAACCATCTGGTATTTTGTGAGCACCCACATGTGTACACTTTAGGCAAAAGCGGGCATCCCGAAAATTTATTATTAGATGACCAGGGATTAAAGGATAAACATGCGACTTACTATAAAATAAACCGCGGTGGCGACATCACTTATCATGGCCCAGGACAGATCGTGGGTTACCCGATTCTTGATCTTGATAATTTCTTTACCGACATCCATTTATATTTACGTACCCTAGAGGAAGCCGTTATTCTTACCTTAAAGGATTATGGAATAGAAGCTGGCCGTTATCCAGGTTTTACAGGGGTATGGTTAGATGCCGATAACGAAAAGGCCCGTAAAATATGCGCCATGGGCGTTCGTTGCAGCCGTTGGGTTACCATGCATGGTTTTGCCTTTAATGTAAATGTAGATTTAGATTATTTTAAAAATATTGTGCCCTGTGGCATTGATGATAAAGCGGTAACTTCTTTAGCAAAAGAACTCGGTTATCATCTCGATATGGAAGAGGTAAAAGGAAAATTAAAGAATCATATTGCCGAACTCTTTAAAATGCAGCTGATTTAA
- a CDS encoding 4'-phosphopantetheinyl transferase family protein — protein sequence MPIIYNKNIDQHAVLAIWKIEETEEELLAGLQLKQHEHDIISSLNSGKRLLHWLSTRLLLRTMLNTTEYIDCQFDEHGKPYLVNFDYHISLSHSYDYAAVMISKEHAVGVDIEMIKHKIKSIKHKFLSDVELAQKQIGDNTDGLYVAWCAKEAIYKWHGKKGLEFKQHIHIKPFKLKNEGSLNALVELPTGTRELTVNYFKTKDGYMLGYVASNS from the coding sequence ATGCCAATAATTTACAACAAAAATATTGATCAGCATGCTGTTTTAGCAATTTGGAAAATTGAGGAAACAGAAGAAGAATTGTTGGCCGGACTGCAGCTTAAGCAGCATGAACATGATATTATTTCATCATTAAACAGTGGTAAGCGGTTATTACATTGGCTAAGCACAAGGTTGTTATTGAGAACAATGCTGAATACTACCGAGTATATCGATTGCCAGTTTGATGAACATGGCAAGCCCTATCTGGTGAATTTCGATTATCATATTTCGTTAAGCCATTCTTATGATTATGCTGCCGTAATGATTAGTAAAGAGCATGCTGTGGGTGTTGATATTGAAATGATTAAGCACAAAATAAAAAGCATTAAGCATAAGTTTTTAAGCGATGTAGAGCTTGCCCAAAAACAGATCGGAGATAATACCGATGGCTTATACGTGGCCTGGTGTGCTAAAGAGGCTATTTATAAATGGCACGGAAAAAAAGGTTTAGAATTTAAACAACATATCCATATTAAACCTTTTAAGTTAAAAAACGAAGGCTCTTTAAATGCATTGGTAGAGCTACCAACGGGTACGCGGGAGCTGACCGTTAATTACTTTAAAACAAAAGACGGTTACATGCTAGGCTATGTTGCCAGCAATTCTTAA
- a CDS encoding stage II sporulation protein M, producing MREALFVKQNSKKWQHYDSMQPANPDEVANQFIEITNDLAYSKTFYPNSKTTAYLNGLASKLHQSVYKNKKEKSNRFIHFWKTELPLIFLQHRKQVFYALAFFLVSCAIGALSAKYDDTFVRLIMGDGYVNMTNENIAKGDPFGVYKQSNEFMMFMQIGVNNIYVALYTFVLGIIFSFGSIVSLFRNGVMLGSFQYFFFSKGLGFQSVLVIWIHGTLEISAIVLAGAAGLILGNSLLFPKTYTRMASVLKGAKDGLKIVIGLIPIFIVAAFFESFVTRHTEMPLWLSMFILLSSAAFIIWYVFIYPIKIYNKQATLN from the coding sequence ATGAGAGAAGCATTATTTGTTAAACAGAATTCGAAGAAGTGGCAACATTATGATTCCATGCAACCCGCAAATCCTGATGAAGTGGCCAACCAGTTTATCGAAATCACTAACGATTTAGCTTACTCAAAAACGTTTTATCCTAATTCGAAAACAACAGCCTATCTTAATGGCTTAGCTTCTAAATTACATCAGTCGGTTTACAAAAACAAAAAGGAAAAGTCGAACCGGTTTATCCATTTCTGGAAAACAGAACTCCCCTTAATATTCCTACAACACAGAAAACAGGTATTTTATGCATTGGCATTTTTCTTGGTTTCTTGTGCCATTGGTGCTTTATCGGCCAAATACGACGACACTTTTGTACGATTGATTATGGGTGATGGTTATGTAAACATGACCAACGAAAACATTGCCAAAGGCGATCCGTTCGGGGTTTATAAACAAAGTAATGAGTTTATGATGTTCATGCAAATTGGGGTCAATAATATTTATGTTGCGCTTTATACCTTTGTTTTGGGTATTATATTTTCATTTGGCTCCATTGTTTCATTATTCAGAAATGGAGTAATGCTGGGCTCGTTTCAATATTTCTTCTTTAGCAAGGGCTTGGGTTTTCAATCGGTTCTGGTGATCTGGATTCACGGAACATTAGAAATATCGGCAATTGTTTTGGCTGGTGCAGCTGGTTTAATTTTGGGCAATAGCCTTTTATTCCCTAAAACCTATACCCGTATGGCTTCAGTTTTAAAAGGGGCCAAAGATGGATTGAAAATTGTAATTGGCCTGATACCGATTTTTATAGTTGCGGCATTCTTTGAAAGTTTCGTTACCCGACATACTGAAATGCCTTTATGGCTAAGCATGTTCATTCTGTTATCTTCTGCAGCTTTCATTATTTGGTATGTATTTATATACCCCATAAAAATCTACAATAAACAAGCAACACTAAATTAA
- a CDS encoding DUF5684 domain-containing protein translates to MNEYESSGLAAGIGLVGGIIYLAVIVLLIAGMWKTFEKAGKPGWAAIIPIYNLIILLEIIGKPMIWILWMLIPCVNIVFGIWATNLLSKSFGKSEGFTVGLVIFPYIFWPILGFSDAKYLGPSAAEAQNGGFGNNPFNNPNNPFNKPFGNQDTPNDTPPPTV, encoded by the coding sequence ATGAATGAGTATGAATCAAGTGGACTAGCCGCAGGTATTGGTCTGGTAGGCGGAATTATTTACCTGGCGGTAATTGTTTTGTTGATTGCCGGAATGTGGAAAACCTTCGAAAAAGCTGGAAAACCAGGCTGGGCTGCTATTATCCCCATTTACAACTTAATTATTTTGCTTGAAATTATTGGTAAACCAATGATCTGGATTTTATGGATGCTTATCCCTTGCGTAAACATTGTATTCGGAATTTGGGCAACGAACCTACTAAGCAAGAGCTTTGGCAAATCAGAAGGTTTTACTGTCGGTTTGGTTATCTTTCCATACATTTTTTGGCCAATTTTAGGTTTTAGTGATGCTAAATACTTAGGGCCATCGGCAGCAGAAGCACAAAATGGTGGTTTTGGCAACAATCCTTTCAATAACCCAAATAATCCATTTAACAAACCATTCGGCAATCAAGACACTCCAAACGATACTCCTCCACCTACAGTTTAA
- a CDS encoding enoyl-CoA hydratase/isomerase family protein, with protein sequence MNTIKVSVKDRLATITLDRGKSNALNRELITELDDILKNIAADDNIGGVILTGTAPFFSAGLDLVELYNYNEEEAKSFWQLFLGFTANMVSFKKPMVAAISGHSPAGGCVMALACDYRVMAEGQYIIGLNEVPVGIIVPNSIFHLYAFWIGKAEATRSLLSGKLYNPEEALKVGLVDELVKNESLLTAAERKIKKYMELESNTWSQSKLNIREELITAVSADQSATLEKMLAQWWSPATRHILKTILANLQRK encoded by the coding sequence ATGAATACAATAAAAGTAAGTGTTAAAGATCGCTTGGCAACTATCACATTAGATAGAGGGAAATCGAATGCCTTAAACCGCGAGCTGATTACCGAGCTTGATGATATACTTAAAAATATTGCCGCCGATGATAACATTGGTGGTGTAATTTTAACGGGAACAGCGCCTTTCTTTTCTGCAGGATTGGATTTGGTAGAACTTTATAACTATAACGAAGAAGAAGCTAAATCTTTCTGGCAGTTATTTTTGGGTTTTACAGCCAATATGGTTTCTTTTAAAAAACCAATGGTAGCTGCAATTAGTGGCCATAGCCCGGCTGGTGGATGCGTAATGGCTTTAGCCTGCGATTATCGGGTAATGGCAGAAGGCCAATATATTATTGGCTTAAACGAGGTTCCGGTAGGTATTATCGTACCCAATAGTATTTTTCACTTGTATGCCTTCTGGATCGGTAAAGCCGAAGCTACCCGCAGTTTACTTTCTGGTAAGTTGTATAATCCCGAAGAAGCTTTAAAGGTTGGCCTGGTAGATGAACTGGTAAAGAACGAAAGTTTGTTAACAGCAGCCGAACGCAAGATTAAAAAATACATGGAGCTTGAAAGCAATACCTGGTCGCAAAGTAAATTAAATATCCGCGAGGAATTAATTACTGCCGTAAGTGCCGATCAATCTGCTACTTTAGAAAAAATGTTAGCACAGTGGTGGTCGCCTGCAACGCGCCATATCTTAAAAACAATTTTAGCCAACCTGCAGCGGAAGTAG